A genomic region of Pseudoxanthomonas suwonensis contains the following coding sequences:
- a CDS encoding SIS domain-containing protein, producing the protein MPLALPAGFPAETETLMFQEAAQTADVVAAQFARNRDTVAALAAQLRAAPPPFVATCARGSSDHAATYAKYLIETQLGIVTASLSPSIGSVYEAPLRLEGALFIAISQSGKSPDLLRNAEAAKAAGARVVALVNVEDSPLARLADTVIALGAGPEKSVAATKSYLASLAAIVQLVAHWKDDPALLAALDTLPQSLRAAWQQDWSPLADGLAEARNLFVLGRGLGLGAAQEAALKFKETCGLHAEAYSSAEVKHGPMALVGAGFPVLVFAQPDETGAGTVALGEEFRARGAQVWTAAGNGELPLVPASHAALAPLLTIQSFYRAINALALRRGHNPDLPPHLNKVTETV; encoded by the coding sequence ATGCCGCTCGCGCTGCCTGCCGGATTTCCCGCAGAAACAGAAACATTGATGTTCCAGGAAGCGGCGCAGACCGCCGACGTGGTGGCCGCCCAGTTCGCCCGCAACCGCGACACTGTCGCCGCGCTGGCCGCGCAACTGCGCGCGGCGCCGCCGCCGTTCGTGGCCACCTGCGCGCGCGGCAGTTCCGACCACGCCGCCACCTATGCCAAGTACCTGATCGAGACCCAGCTGGGAATAGTGACGGCCTCGCTGTCGCCCTCGATCGGCTCGGTCTACGAAGCGCCGCTGCGGCTGGAGGGCGCGCTGTTCATCGCCATCTCCCAGTCCGGCAAGAGCCCGGACCTGCTGCGCAATGCCGAGGCCGCCAAGGCCGCCGGCGCCCGCGTGGTGGCGCTGGTCAACGTCGAGGACTCGCCGCTGGCGCGGTTGGCCGACACGGTGATCGCGCTGGGCGCCGGCCCGGAGAAGAGCGTGGCGGCGACCAAGAGTTACCTGGCCTCGCTGGCCGCCATCGTCCAGCTGGTCGCGCACTGGAAGGACGATCCGGCGCTGCTGGCCGCGCTGGACACGCTGCCGCAGTCGCTGCGCGCGGCCTGGCAGCAGGACTGGTCGCCGCTCGCCGACGGCCTGGCCGAGGCGCGCAACCTGTTCGTGCTCGGCCGCGGCCTGGGCCTGGGCGCGGCGCAGGAGGCGGCGCTGAAGTTCAAGGAGACCTGCGGCCTGCACGCCGAGGCCTACAGTTCGGCCGAGGTCAAGCACGGGCCGATGGCGCTGGTCGGCGCCGGCTTCCCGGTGCTGGTGTTCGCCCAGCCGGACGAAACCGGCGCCGGCACCGTGGCCCTGGGCGAGGAATTCCGCGCGCGCGGCGCGCAGGTCTGGACCGCGGCCGGCAACGGCGAGCTGCCACTGGTCCCCGCGTCGCACGCGGCGCTGGCGCCGCTGTTGACCATCCAGAGCTTCTATCGCGCGATCAACGCGCTGGCCCTGCGCCGCGGCCACAACCCGGACCTGCCCCCGCATCTGAACAAGGTCACGGAGACGGTGTGA
- a CDS encoding acyltransferase family protein yields the protein MTAAAKAPRFASVDALRGLTVAAMLLVNNPGDWGHVYPPLLHADWHGCTPTDLVFPFFLFIVGVSIALGVVPRAEAGADRGALMRVVAVRALRIVGLGLLLHLLAWWWLEMPHFRPWGVLQRIGLCFLAAGAVALWLRPRAQWALLGALLLGWWALLAWSGSLAPWDNLASRVDTALLGPWLYQYDPTTGRGHDPEGLPSTLGALATTLLGLRAGDWLRRGELRALWIAGVAALLLGLLWSQWLPWNKHLWTSSYVLWTGGWALLALAAAHVLVDRRGWPALGRSFGVNAIAAYAGSAVMVYLFAALGWWGWLYQVAFAGWMTPRFGPYLPSLAFALAFVGFWWAVVRWMDRRGWHIRI from the coding sequence ATGACGGCCGCGGCCAAGGCCCCGCGCTTCGCCTCGGTCGACGCGCTGCGCGGCCTGACCGTAGCCGCGATGCTGCTGGTCAACAACCCCGGCGACTGGGGCCACGTCTATCCGCCGCTGCTGCACGCCGACTGGCACGGCTGCACGCCGACCGACCTGGTCTTCCCGTTCTTCCTGTTCATCGTCGGCGTGTCGATCGCGCTGGGCGTGGTACCGCGCGCGGAAGCCGGCGCCGACCGCGGCGCGCTGATGCGCGTGGTGGCGGTGCGCGCGCTGCGCATCGTCGGGCTCGGGCTGCTGCTGCACCTGCTGGCGTGGTGGTGGCTGGAGATGCCGCACTTCCGCCCATGGGGCGTGCTGCAGCGGATCGGCCTGTGCTTCCTGGCCGCCGGCGCGGTGGCGCTGTGGCTGCGGCCGCGCGCGCAATGGGCACTGCTGGGCGCGCTGCTGCTGGGCTGGTGGGCGTTGCTGGCGTGGAGCGGCAGCCTGGCGCCGTGGGACAACCTCGCCAGCCGCGTCGACACCGCGCTGCTCGGACCATGGCTGTACCAGTACGACCCCACCACCGGCCGTGGCCACGATCCGGAAGGCCTGCCCAGCACGCTTGGCGCTCTGGCCACCACGCTGCTGGGCCTGCGCGCCGGCGACTGGCTGCGCCGCGGAGAACTGCGTGCGCTGTGGATCGCGGGCGTGGCCGCACTGTTGCTGGGCCTGCTGTGGTCGCAGTGGCTGCCTTGGAACAAGCACCTGTGGACCTCGTCCTACGTGCTGTGGACCGGCGGCTGGGCGCTGCTGGCGCTGGCCGCCGCGCACGTGCTGGTCGACCGCCGCGGCTGGCCGGCGCTGGGGCGCAGCTTCGGGGTCAACGCGATCGCCGCCTACGCCGGTTCGGCGGTGATGGTCTACCTGTTCGCCGCGCTGGGCTGGTGGGGCTGGCTCTACCAGGTCGCCTTCGCCGGCTGGATGACGCCGCGCTTCGGTCCCTACCTGCCGTCGCTGGCGTTCGCGCTGGCCTTCGTCGGGTTCTGGTGGGCGGTGGTGCGCTGGATGGACCGGCGCGGCTGGCATATCCGGATTTGA
- a CDS encoding LacI family DNA-binding transcriptional regulator has protein sequence MRRPTIKDVAERAKVSLKTVSRVINNEPSVMQATRSRVLAAIAELDYEPDATARNLRSGTPFVIGLVYDNPNPYHIIGVQNGVLAACRETGFGLQIQPCDSTSPLLAEELAEFVQRSRLAGLVLTAPMSERTDLVAALVARGIRVVRIIAATEDPGDGPCVYIDDRDAAYEVTEHLIQLGHQRIGFLWGGAQHRSSGERYAGYEAALKDYGITLDKHLVVPGDYTFDDGFRGARRLLALREPPTAIFGSNDEIAAGVLAAAKSVGLNVPYDLSIAGFEDSPFSRQSWPALTTAKQATEDIARHAARLLIGGLRQDAYDDHPLAVTNQGFVPQLVVRGSTAPAPLQSRPRPPTSSEA, from the coding sequence ATGCGCAGGCCGACCATCAAGGACGTCGCCGAGCGGGCGAAAGTCTCGCTCAAGACGGTGTCGCGGGTGATCAACAACGAGCCCTCGGTGATGCAGGCCACGCGTTCGCGCGTGCTGGCGGCCATCGCCGAGCTGGACTACGAACCGGACGCCACCGCGCGCAACCTGCGCAGCGGCACCCCGTTCGTGATCGGGCTGGTCTACGACAACCCCAACCCGTACCACATCATCGGCGTGCAGAACGGCGTGCTGGCCGCCTGCCGCGAGACCGGCTTCGGCCTGCAGATCCAGCCCTGCGACTCGACCTCGCCACTGCTGGCCGAGGAACTGGCCGAGTTCGTGCAGCGCTCGCGTCTGGCCGGGCTGGTGCTGACCGCGCCGATGTCCGAGCGCACCGACCTGGTGGCCGCGCTGGTCGCACGCGGGATCCGCGTGGTGCGGATCATTGCCGCCACCGAGGACCCGGGCGACGGCCCCTGCGTCTACATCGACGACCGTGACGCCGCCTACGAGGTCACCGAGCACCTGATCCAGCTCGGGCACCAGCGCATCGGTTTCCTCTGGGGCGGCGCCCAGCACCGCTCCTCCGGCGAGCGCTACGCCGGCTACGAGGCGGCGCTGAAGGACTACGGCATTACGCTCGACAAGCACCTGGTGGTGCCCGGCGACTACACCTTCGACGACGGCTTCCGCGGCGCGCGCCGCTTGCTGGCCTTGCGCGAGCCGCCCACGGCGATCTTCGGCTCCAACGACGAGATCGCCGCCGGCGTGCTGGCCGCGGCCAAGTCGGTCGGGCTCAACGTGCCCTACGACCTGTCGATCGCCGGGTTCGAGGACAGCCCGTTCTCGCGCCAGTCCTGGCCGGCGCTGACCACCGCCAAGCAGGCCACCGAGGACATCGCCCGCCACGCCGCGCGGCTGCTGATCGGCGGCCTGCGCCAGGACGCCTACGACGACCATCCGCTGGCCGTGACCAACCAGGGCTTCGTGCCGCAGCTGGTGGTGCGCGGCTCCACCGCGCCGGCGCCGCTGCAGTCGCGCCCGCGTCCTCCCACTTCCTCCGAAGCATGA
- a CDS encoding sugar MFS transporter, translating into MSATTTAPARAGLATSIAIVGGLFFILGFFTWLNGPLITFVQLAFDVSEISAFLVLMVFYLSYFFLALPASWILRRTGMKKGLALSLVVMAVGALAFGQFATWRIFGGALASLFVLGGGMALLQTSVNPYISILGPIESAARRIALMGICNKVAGILAPLLLGTLVLHGVGDLAAEAAAADAATRDALLSDFAGSIRGFYLVMSTLLLLAAVAILFSPLPEVRAEEANAIPAGAGGGDRRSIFQFPHLWLGVLCLFVYVGVEVMAGDAIGTYGHAFGLPLDQTKFFTSFTLAAMLLGYLVGLALIPRFVSQERWLSVSAVLGVLFSLGALLTEGYVSVGFVAALGFANAMMWPAIFPLAIRGLGSFTQMGSALLVMGIAGGAIIPQAFAVLKQYYDFQWVFAALMVPCYLYILYYALRGHRAGLPAGR; encoded by the coding sequence ATGTCCGCAACCACCACCGCGCCCGCGCGCGCCGGCCTGGCCACGTCCATCGCGATCGTTGGCGGCCTGTTCTTCATCCTGGGTTTCTTCACCTGGCTCAACGGTCCGCTGATCACGTTCGTGCAGCTGGCCTTCGACGTCAGTGAGATCTCGGCATTCCTGGTGCTGATGGTGTTCTACCTGTCGTACTTCTTCCTCGCCCTGCCGGCCTCGTGGATCCTGCGCCGCACCGGCATGAAGAAGGGCCTGGCGCTGAGCCTGGTGGTGATGGCGGTGGGCGCGCTGGCGTTCGGCCAGTTCGCCACCTGGCGCATCTTCGGCGGCGCGCTGGCCAGCCTGTTCGTGCTCGGCGGCGGCATGGCCCTGCTGCAGACCTCGGTCAACCCGTACATCTCGATCCTCGGCCCGATCGAGAGCGCGGCGCGGCGCATCGCGCTAATGGGCATCTGCAACAAGGTCGCCGGCATCCTCGCGCCGCTGCTGCTGGGCACGCTGGTGCTGCACGGCGTCGGCGACCTGGCCGCGGAAGCGGCCGCCGCCGATGCCGCCACCCGCGACGCGCTGCTGTCGGACTTCGCCGGCAGCATCCGCGGCTTCTACCTGGTGATGTCCACCCTGCTGCTGCTGGCCGCGGTCGCCATCCTGTTCTCGCCGCTGCCGGAAGTGCGCGCCGAGGAGGCCAACGCCATCCCGGCCGGCGCCGGCGGCGGCGACCGCCGCAGCATTTTCCAGTTCCCGCACCTGTGGCTGGGCGTGCTGTGCCTGTTCGTGTACGTGGGCGTGGAGGTGATGGCCGGCGACGCGATCGGCACCTACGGCCACGCCTTCGGCCTGCCGCTGGACCAGACCAAGTTCTTCACCTCCTTCACCCTGGCGGCGATGCTGCTGGGCTACTTGGTCGGCCTGGCGCTGATCCCGCGCTTCGTCTCCCAGGAGCGCTGGCTGAGCGTGTCGGCGGTGCTGGGCGTGTTGTTCTCGCTGGGCGCGCTGCTGACCGAGGGCTACGTGTCGGTGGGCTTCGTCGCCGCGCTGGGCTTCGCCAACGCGATGATGTGGCCGGCGATCTTCCCGCTGGCGATCCGCGGCCTGGGCAGCTTCACCCAGATGGGCTCGGCGCTGCTGGTGATGGGTATTGCAGGCGGCGCGATCATCCCGCAGGCGTTCGCGGTGCTGAAGCAGTACTACGACTTCCAGTGGGTGTTCGCCGCGCTGATGGTGCCCTGCTATCTGTACATCCTCTACTACGCCCTGCGCGGCCACCGCGCCGGGCTGCCGGCCGGGCGGTAA
- a CDS encoding VOC family protein, with the protein MAKQIFVNLPVKDLDRSVAFFTALGFSFNPQFTDDNATCMIVGENIFVMLLVEPFFQTFTTKSVSDASRQTEVLLAISLDSREAVDELVAKAVAAGATVTQPARDYGFMYQQSVADLDGHQWEPFFMDPDAVPSQA; encoded by the coding sequence ATGGCCAAGCAGATCTTCGTCAACCTCCCGGTGAAGGACCTCGACCGCTCGGTCGCGTTCTTCACCGCGCTGGGCTTCAGCTTCAATCCGCAGTTCACCGACGACAACGCCACCTGCATGATCGTCGGCGAGAACATCTTCGTGATGCTGCTGGTCGAGCCGTTCTTCCAGACCTTCACCACCAAGTCCGTCAGCGACGCCAGCCGGCAGACCGAAGTGCTGCTGGCAATTTCGCTGGACAGCCGCGAGGCGGTCGACGAGCTGGTCGCCAAGGCGGTGGCCGCCGGCGCCACCGTCACCCAGCCGGCGCGCGACTACGGCTTCATGTACCAGCAGAGCGTCGCCGACCTCGATGGACACCAGTGGGAGCCGTTCTTCATGGATCCCGACGCGGTGCCGTCGCAGGCATGA
- a CDS encoding VOC family protein encodes MPLNTYLSFDGDCRQALESYAALLGGKAMAMMTFGEMPPSEECPEPPAAVKERIMHGCIDIGGHLLMGTDATPDHPYAGITGSYISFQTGDTAEAERVFAALADGAKRIEMPLQPTFWAKRYGSLVDRHGVPWMVNCSDPCPED; translated from the coding sequence ATGCCACTGAACACCTACCTCAGTTTCGACGGCGACTGCCGCCAGGCGCTGGAGTCCTATGCCGCGCTGCTCGGCGGCAAGGCCATGGCGATGATGACCTTCGGCGAGATGCCGCCGTCGGAGGAGTGCCCGGAACCGCCGGCGGCGGTGAAGGAGCGGATCATGCACGGTTGCATCGACATCGGCGGCCACCTGCTGATGGGCACCGACGCCACCCCGGACCACCCGTACGCAGGCATCACCGGGTCGTACATCTCCTTCCAGACCGGCGACACCGCCGAAGCCGAACGCGTGTTCGCCGCGCTGGCCGACGGCGCGAAGCGGATCGAGATGCCGTTGCAGCCGACCTTCTGGGCCAAGCGCTACGGCAGCCTGGTCGACCGCCACGGGGTGCCGTGGATGGTGAACTGCTCCGATCCCTGCCCCGAGGACTGA
- a CDS encoding multifunctional CCA addition/repair protein, with the protein METYLVGGAVRDELLGLPPGDRDWVVVGATPQRMLDAGFKAVGRDFPVFLHPDTGEEHALARTERKSSRGHRGFVVDADPSVTLEEDLQRRDFTINAIARDAHGNLVDPYGGVDDIERRILRHVGPAFAEDPLRVLRAGRFMARFAPLGFSVAPETMALMRQMTASGELDTLVPERVWQELRKALAAPRPSAFLATLHACGALAAILPEVDALYGVPQRAEYHPEVDTGVHQQLVSDMAARLAPGDDLIGFAALTHDLGKALTPEHVLPKHIGHEGAGLKPLAALCERLKIPFEHRRLAEAVCREHLNVHRLAELRDATVHELLERCDAFRRPERVARIAVTCEADKRGRLGNEDADYPQGPELRRLHAAALAVNARDLAIGEELSGPQVGEALRKARIAAIGGARTLRAGERD; encoded by the coding sequence ATGGAGACCTACCTCGTCGGCGGCGCAGTCCGCGATGAACTGCTCGGCCTGCCGCCCGGCGACCGCGACTGGGTCGTGGTCGGCGCCACGCCGCAGCGGATGCTCGACGCGGGCTTCAAGGCGGTGGGCCGCGACTTCCCCGTGTTCCTGCACCCGGATACCGGCGAGGAACACGCGCTGGCGCGCACCGAGCGCAAGAGCAGCCGCGGCCACCGCGGCTTCGTGGTCGACGCCGACCCGTCGGTGACGCTGGAGGAGGACCTGCAGCGTCGCGACTTCACCATCAACGCCATCGCCCGCGACGCGCACGGCAACCTGGTCGACCCCTACGGCGGCGTGGACGACATCGAGCGGCGCATCCTGCGCCACGTCGGCCCGGCCTTCGCCGAGGACCCGCTGCGGGTGCTGCGCGCCGGCCGCTTCATGGCCCGCTTTGCGCCTCTTGGCTTCAGCGTCGCGCCGGAAACGATGGCGCTGATGCGGCAGATGACGGCCAGCGGCGAGCTGGACACGCTGGTGCCCGAACGCGTCTGGCAGGAACTGCGCAAGGCCCTGGCCGCGCCACGGCCGTCGGCGTTCCTGGCCACCCTGCACGCCTGCGGCGCGCTGGCCGCGATCCTGCCCGAGGTCGACGCGCTGTACGGCGTGCCGCAACGGGCCGAATACCACCCCGAAGTCGACACCGGCGTGCACCAGCAACTGGTGTCCGACATGGCCGCGCGGCTGGCGCCCGGCGACGACCTGATCGGCTTCGCCGCGCTGACCCACGACCTCGGCAAGGCGCTCACGCCCGAACACGTGCTGCCGAAACACATCGGCCACGAGGGCGCCGGGCTGAAGCCGCTGGCGGCGCTGTGCGAGCGGCTCAAGATCCCGTTCGAACACCGCCGCCTGGCCGAGGCGGTGTGCCGCGAGCACCTCAACGTGCACCGCCTGGCCGAGCTGCGCGACGCCACCGTGCACGAGCTGCTGGAACGCTGCGACGCCTTCCGCCGGCCCGAGCGCGTTGCCCGCATCGCTGTCACCTGCGAGGCCGACAAGCGCGGCCGCCTGGGCAACGAGGACGCCGACTATCCGCAGGGTCCGGAACTGCGCCGGCTGCACGCCGCCGCACTGGCGGTGAACGCACGCGACCTGGCCATCGGCGAGGAACTCAGTGGGCCGCAGGTCGGCGAAGCGCTGCGCAAGGCGCGCATCGCCGCCATCGGCGGAGCGCGCACGCTGCGCGCCGGCGAGCGCGACTGA
- a CDS encoding glucokinase — MAADVGGTHVRIGLVQAGIDAGAPLQVLAYSKFRCADYASLADILREFIAGLADARGAAARVAVIASAGYPLADGTVITANLPWRLSPAEIRDSLGLDAVHLVNDFEAVAHAVAHLGGSEVLQLAGPERIAPGPILVLGPGTGLGAAVWIPTGSGPVVLATEAGQAALSVGTELEMALLRQMLEQRSHVPVEHALSGPGLINLYNALCAVRGVAPVFARPGDVTAAALDGSDALARESLEAFCGLLGSTVGDMALLYGVQGVYLAGGILPHIREFLVRSDFVARFLNKGPMREALERVSVRLVEHGQLGVVGAASWYLGSGFTGK, encoded by the coding sequence GTGGCGGCCGACGTCGGCGGCACCCATGTCCGCATCGGCCTGGTCCAGGCCGGCATCGATGCCGGCGCACCGCTGCAGGTGCTGGCGTACAGCAAGTTCCGCTGCGCCGACTACGCCAGCCTGGCCGACATCCTCAGGGAGTTCATCGCCGGTCTTGCCGATGCCCGTGGCGCGGCGGCGCGGGTGGCGGTGATCGCCAGCGCCGGCTACCCGCTGGCCGACGGCACCGTGATCACCGCCAACCTGCCCTGGCGGCTGTCGCCGGCCGAGATCCGCGACAGCCTGGGCCTGGACGCGGTGCACCTGGTCAACGATTTCGAGGCCGTGGCCCATGCGGTCGCCCACTTGGGCGGCAGCGAGGTGCTGCAGCTGGCCGGTCCGGAGCGCATCGCGCCCGGCCCGATCCTGGTACTGGGCCCGGGCACCGGCCTGGGCGCCGCGGTGTGGATCCCCACCGGCAGCGGCCCGGTGGTGCTGGCCACCGAGGCCGGGCAGGCCGCGCTGTCGGTCGGCACCGAACTGGAGATGGCGCTGCTGCGGCAGATGCTCGAGCAGCGCAGCCACGTCCCGGTCGAGCACGCGCTGTCCGGGCCAGGCCTGATCAACCTCTACAACGCACTGTGCGCCGTACGTGGCGTCGCGCCCGTCTTCGCCAGGCCCGGCGACGTCACCGCCGCGGCGCTGGACGGCAGCGACGCGCTGGCGCGCGAAAGCCTGGAAGCGTTCTGCGGCCTGCTCGGCAGCACGGTCGGCGACATGGCGCTGCTGTACGGCGTGCAGGGCGTCTACCTGGCCGGCGGGATCCTGCCGCACATCCGCGAGTTCCTCGTCCGCAGCGATTTCGTCGCCCGGTTCCTCAACAAGGGACCGATGCGCGAGGCGCTGGAGCGGGTGTCGGTGCGCCTGGTCGAACACGGACAGCTGGGTGTGGTCGGCGCCGCCAGCTGGTACCTGGGTTCCGGTTTTACGGGGAAGTGA
- a CDS encoding RNA polymerase sigma factor, protein MSQPPARRDIHRTIDAVWRMESARVIAGLVRIVRDVGLAEELAQDALVAALEKWPETGVPDNPGAWLMTTARNRAIDRLRHLKLREQKHVQVAYELEQLQEEAERRDDHLLDDPVGDDLLRLMFIACHPVLPPESRVALTLRLLGGLETGEIARAFLASEPTVAQRIVRAKRTLAEANVPFEIPRREELPERLSAVLGVVYLVFNEGYAASSGDDWVRPALCEEALRLGRVLAGLMPQEAEVHGLVALMEIQASRLHARTGPDGEPVLLLDQDRSRWDRLLIGRGLAALERAQRLGGALGPYALQAAIAACHARAVTAGDTDWVRIVALYDALAQLSPSPVVELNRAVAVSMAFGPEAALERVDALRGEPKLAGYHLLPSVRGDLLFKLGRRAEAQTEFERAAAMTGNARERKLLLDRAAQCVA, encoded by the coding sequence ATGAGCCAGCCCCCCGCCCGCAGGGACATCCATCGCACCATCGACGCGGTCTGGCGGATGGAGTCGGCGCGCGTCATCGCCGGCCTGGTCCGCATCGTCCGCGATGTCGGCCTGGCCGAGGAACTGGCCCAGGACGCGCTGGTCGCCGCGCTGGAGAAGTGGCCGGAGACCGGCGTGCCCGACAACCCGGGGGCGTGGCTGATGACCACCGCGCGCAACCGCGCCATCGATCGGCTGCGCCACCTCAAGCTGCGCGAGCAGAAGCACGTGCAGGTCGCCTACGAGCTGGAGCAGCTGCAGGAGGAGGCGGAGCGGCGCGACGACCACCTGCTCGACGACCCGGTCGGCGACGACCTGCTGCGGCTGATGTTCATCGCCTGCCATCCGGTGCTGCCGCCGGAATCGCGGGTGGCGCTGACCCTGCGCCTGCTCGGCGGCCTGGAGACCGGCGAGATCGCGCGCGCGTTCCTGGCCAGCGAGCCGACCGTGGCCCAGCGCATCGTACGCGCCAAGCGGACTTTGGCCGAGGCCAACGTGCCGTTCGAGATCCCGCGCCGCGAGGAACTGCCCGAGCGGCTGTCGGCGGTGCTCGGGGTGGTCTACCTGGTGTTCAACGAGGGCTACGCGGCCAGCAGCGGCGACGACTGGGTGCGCCCGGCGCTGTGCGAGGAGGCGCTGCGCCTGGGCCGGGTGCTGGCCGGGCTGATGCCGCAGGAAGCGGAGGTGCACGGGCTGGTGGCGCTGATGGAGATCCAGGCCTCGCGCCTGCACGCGCGCACCGGTCCGGACGGCGAACCGGTGCTGCTGCTGGACCAGGATCGTTCGCGCTGGGACCGGCTGCTGATCGGCCGTGGCCTGGCCGCGCTGGAGCGCGCGCAGCGGCTGGGGGGCGCGCTGGGGCCCTACGCCCTGCAGGCCGCCATCGCCGCCTGCCACGCGCGCGCGGTGACCGCCGGCGACACCGACTGGGTACGCATCGTCGCCCTGTACGACGCGCTGGCGCAGCTGTCGCCCTCGCCGGTGGTCGAGCTCAACCGTGCGGTGGCGGTGTCGATGGCGTTCGGTCCTGAAGCGGCGCTGGAGCGCGTGGACGCATTGCGCGGGGAACCGAAACTGGCCGGCTACCACCTGCTGCCCAGTGTGCGCGGCGACCTGCTGTTCAAGCTGGGCCGCCGGGCCGAGGCGCAGACGGAGTTCGAACGCGCCGCGGCGATGACCGGCAACGCGCGCGAACGCAAGCTGCTGCTGGACCGTGCCGCGCAGTGCGTGGCGTGA
- the nagA gene encoding N-acetylglucosamine-6-phosphate deacetylase, with translation MVARVLVNARVLVDDGFRDDLAVLLDDAGGIAALVPAGQARMQAGQVHDLGGGWLLPGFIDAQVNGGGGVLFNNDTRVEAIAAIGRAHRKSGTTGFLPTLISDDAEVMARAVAATRAAITAGVPGVLGVHLEGPYIAPARKGTHDAAKFRVPDAAEAAMATSLDNGVTLITLAPEQVPLETIRAMVARGAIVVAGHTAGSYEEIRAGLDAGLRGFTHLFNAMSPLQGREPGAVGAALEDRGSWCGIIVDGVHVHPGSLRVALAAKPRGKLFLVTDAMPMVGSDDPAFALYGEVITAVDGVVRNAAGALAGSALDMATAVRNCVDLLGLPLEEAARMAATYPAEFLGLGNRLGRIAPGYQADLVLLDEALQVRSTWIAGAREDVA, from the coding sequence ATGGTTGCGCGCGTGCTGGTCAACGCCCGTGTGCTGGTGGACGACGGGTTCCGCGACGACCTGGCGGTGCTGCTCGACGACGCCGGCGGCATCGCCGCGCTGGTACCGGCGGGTCAGGCGCGGATGCAGGCCGGACAGGTGCACGACCTGGGCGGCGGCTGGCTGCTGCCGGGCTTCATCGACGCCCAGGTCAACGGCGGCGGCGGCGTGCTGTTCAACAACGACACCCGGGTCGAGGCGATCGCCGCGATCGGCCGCGCGCACCGGAAGTCCGGCACCACCGGCTTCCTGCCGACCCTGATCAGCGACGACGCCGAGGTGATGGCGCGCGCGGTGGCCGCCACCCGCGCGGCGATCACCGCCGGCGTGCCGGGCGTGCTCGGCGTGCACCTGGAAGGCCCGTACATCGCGCCGGCGCGCAAGGGCACCCACGACGCCGCCAAGTTCCGCGTGCCCGATGCGGCCGAGGCGGCGATGGCGACCTCGCTGGACAACGGCGTCACCCTGATCACCCTGGCGCCGGAGCAGGTGCCGCTGGAGACGATCCGGGCGATGGTCGCGCGCGGCGCGATCGTGGTCGCCGGCCATACCGCGGGCAGCTACGAGGAGATCCGCGCGGGGCTGGACGCGGGCCTGCGCGGCTTCACCCACCTGTTCAACGCGATGTCGCCGCTGCAGGGGCGCGAGCCGGGCGCGGTCGGCGCCGCGCTGGAGGACCGCGGCAGCTGGTGCGGGATCATCGTCGACGGCGTGCACGTGCATCCGGGAAGCCTGCGCGTGGCGCTGGCGGCCAAGCCGCGCGGCAAGCTGTTCCTGGTCACCGACGCGATGCCGATGGTCGGCTCGGACGATCCGGCGTTCGCGCTGTACGGCGAGGTGATCACCGCGGTGGACGGCGTGGTCCGCAACGCCGCCGGCGCACTGGCCGGCTCGGCGCTGGACATGGCCACCGCGGTGCGCAACTGCGTGGACCTGCTCGGCCTGCCGCTGGAGGAGGCGGCGCGGATGGCCGCGACCTATCCGGCCGAATTCCTCGGCCTGGGCAACCGGCTGGGCCGGATCGCTCCCGGGTACCAGGCCGACCTGGTGCTGCTGGACGAGGCGCTGCAGGTGCGTTCGACCTGGATCGCCGGCGCGCGCGAGGACGTGGCGTGA
- a CDS encoding YciI family protein, with protein sequence MRVMVMVKASPSSEAGAMPSEQLLADMGRFNEELVKAGVMLAGEGLHPSASGVRVRFSGRQRSVVDGPFAETKELVAGFWLWQVRSMEEAIEWAKRCPNPMPEDSEIEIRPVFEAEDFGAEFTPELREQERRLREEIAARG encoded by the coding sequence ATGCGCGTCATGGTGATGGTCAAGGCCTCGCCCAGCTCCGAGGCCGGCGCGATGCCGAGCGAACAGTTGCTGGCCGACATGGGCCGCTTCAACGAGGAACTGGTCAAGGCCGGGGTGATGCTGGCCGGCGAAGGGCTGCACCCGAGCGCCAGCGGCGTGCGGGTGCGCTTCTCAGGCAGGCAGCGCAGCGTGGTCGACGGCCCGTTCGCCGAGACCAAGGAACTGGTCGCCGGCTTCTGGCTGTGGCAGGTGCGCTCGATGGAGGAAGCCATCGAGTGGGCCAAGCGCTGCCCGAACCCGATGCCGGAGGACAGCGAGATCGAGATCCGGCCGGTGTTCGAGGCCGAGGATTTCGGCGCCGAATTCACCCCCGAGCTGCGCGAGCAGGAACGCCGCCTGCGCGAGGAAATCGCCGCGCGCGGCTGA